The proteins below are encoded in one region of Aeromonas jandaei:
- a CDS encoding CheR family methyltransferase: protein MAASLTSPDQGPVLTQKEFELFRRFIFTAAGIDLAPCKRALVQSRLAKRLRALNLTSYYGYWERINQPQNVQERQLAINLLSTNETYFFREAQHFSWLKHHAEQLHASRHQPLRVWSAACSTGEEAYSAAMVLAEQLGINERWRIYGTDINTRVIPFAQRAIYAVERAQHVPPHLWMRYFQRGHDEYAGKVRVRPELARKVSFSNLNLLTCGNFIEREFDVIFLRNVLIYFNEETKGQVLSQLCELLRPGGYLLVGHSEIIRQQDLPLVQEAPSRYRCQPQLFKDET, encoded by the coding sequence GTGGCGGCATCCCTCACCTCCCCGGATCAGGGGCCGGTGCTAACCCAAAAAGAGTTCGAACTGTTCCGGCGCTTTATCTTCACCGCCGCCGGCATCGATCTCGCCCCCTGCAAGCGGGCGCTGGTGCAATCCCGCCTGGCCAAGCGGCTGCGGGCGCTCAATCTTACCAGCTACTACGGCTACTGGGAGCGGATCAACCAGCCACAGAATGTGCAGGAGCGGCAGCTCGCCATCAATCTGCTCTCTACCAACGAAACCTATTTTTTCCGCGAGGCACAGCACTTCAGCTGGCTGAAGCACCATGCCGAACAACTGCACGCTAGCCGCCATCAACCACTGCGGGTCTGGTCTGCCGCCTGCTCCACCGGTGAGGAGGCCTACTCCGCCGCCATGGTGCTGGCCGAACAGCTCGGCATCAACGAGCGCTGGCGGATCTACGGCACCGACATCAATACCCGGGTGATCCCCTTTGCCCAGCGTGCCATCTATGCCGTGGAGCGGGCCCAGCATGTCCCGCCCCACCTCTGGATGCGCTATTTCCAACGCGGTCACGACGAATATGCGGGCAAGGTGCGGGTGAGACCCGAGCTGGCCAGAAAAGTGTCATTCTCCAACCTCAACCTGCTCACCTGCGGCAACTTTATCGAGCGGGAGTTCGACGTCATCTTTCTGCGCAATGTGCTTATCTACTTCAACGAAGAGACCAAAGGCCAGGTGCTCTCCCAATTGTGTGAGCTGCTCAGGCCCGGTGGTTATCTGCTGGTCGGCCATTCGGAGATCATCCGTCAGCAGGATCTGCCACTGGTGCAGGAGGCCCCTTCGCGCTATCGCTGCCAACCTCAGCTTTTCAAGGATGAAACATGA
- a CDS encoding chemotaxis protein CheW, translated as MRTTHAPDTVTSHFHCVTFMLGGELYGVDIGCIREIIEFEGMTPVPMMPRFVRGIINLRGAVVPVIDLSIRFGRGQTPIQPTTCVAILSLPNSNGEEQEIGMLLDSVCEVLEIATDTIEPAPTFGAHIRGDFIQGVVTIAQQFAILLDMHKALSIAELSAMAETTTSQLFNSEQGGY; from the coding sequence ATGCGCACAACACATGCCCCTGATACTGTCACCTCCCACTTCCACTGCGTGACCTTCATGCTGGGAGGGGAGCTCTACGGGGTCGATATCGGCTGCATCCGCGAGATCATCGAGTTCGAGGGGATGACGCCGGTGCCCATGATGCCGCGCTTTGTCAGGGGGATCATCAACCTGCGGGGCGCCGTGGTGCCGGTCATCGACCTCTCGATCCGCTTTGGCCGGGGGCAGACCCCAATCCAGCCCACCACCTGTGTCGCAATCCTTTCACTGCCCAACAGCAATGGTGAAGAGCAGGAGATCGGCATGCTGCTCGACTCCGTCTGCGAGGTGCTGGAGATTGCCACCGACACCATAGAGCCGGCCCCGACCTTTGGCGCCCATATTCGTGGCGACTTCATTCAGGGGGTGGTCACCATCGCCCAGCAGTTCGCCATTCTGCTCGACATGCACAAAGCGCTCTCCATCGCCGAGCTGAGCGCCATGGCCGAGACCACTACCAGCCAGCTCTTCAACAGCGAGCAAGGGGGCTATTAG
- a CDS encoding methyl-accepting chemotaxis protein, whose product MDWFHNLQVRTKLVLSFSILMVLLIALTATSYSSTRTMAQLVVNMHANQLLPIKDIATSNVYAVYQNRALYRYIGELDPDLREQALTNMGKFEKRMFDFLASYRKTYLTQREIDLLSRFDEAWAVYKGYQGDILKLSQTQGVDADADRKAYRMMSEKGRPAFDAADAILRELVDVNTALAKSSLDESQNIYQENLQFLLVISSTAFVICLILAMLVTRSILRQLGGDPSYTVQVVSRVAAGDLSTPVKLRSDDTTSLLYAIKSMAHRLSDILNEVGAMSEAIGSASEQVAATANSLSQTSSELASSVEQTSASVEEMAATVSQNADNAKVTENISTKAASSATESGKAVGEMVHAMKEIASRITIINDIANKTDLLAINAAIEAARAGEHGKGFATVAAEVRKLAERSQNAAKEIGELAGRSVSVAEQAGTLLREMLPGIDQTATLVQEIASASREQRASVSQINIAVTQISDGMQASAASAEELSSTSEELSSTALQLQELMQQFTLRGGNNRQPTQFHAAGYSARPVIPKKSTLNPYLHHDDDLEREVDDGKFSNY is encoded by the coding sequence ATGGACTGGTTTCACAACTTGCAAGTCAGAACAAAACTGGTGCTCTCGTTTTCCATCTTGATGGTGCTGCTAATCGCCTTGACGGCGACCAGCTACAGCTCCACCCGCACCATGGCACAACTGGTTGTCAACATGCATGCCAACCAGCTTTTACCCATCAAAGACATAGCAACGAGTAATGTCTACGCCGTTTATCAGAATCGCGCCCTCTATCGCTACATTGGCGAACTGGATCCAGACCTGAGGGAACAGGCGTTAACCAATATGGGCAAGTTCGAGAAGCGGATGTTTGACTTCCTGGCCAGTTACCGCAAAACCTACCTGACCCAACGCGAAATCGACCTGCTATCCCGCTTTGATGAGGCGTGGGCTGTCTACAAAGGGTATCAGGGGGACATTCTCAAGCTATCCCAGACTCAGGGGGTTGATGCAGATGCCGATCGCAAGGCATACCGCATGATGAGTGAGAAAGGGCGTCCAGCCTTTGATGCCGCAGATGCCATTCTGCGCGAGCTGGTCGATGTAAACACTGCCCTTGCCAAGAGCTCGCTCGACGAAAGCCAAAATATCTATCAGGAAAATCTGCAATTTCTCCTCGTGATCTCCAGCACAGCCTTTGTTATCTGTCTCATCCTGGCCATGCTGGTCACCCGCAGCATCTTGCGCCAGTTGGGTGGCGATCCCTCCTATACCGTGCAGGTGGTTTCCCGTGTTGCCGCCGGGGATCTCTCGACTCCGGTCAAGCTGCGCAGCGATGACACCACTAGCTTGCTCTACGCCATCAAGAGCATGGCCCACCGCCTCTCCGATATTCTCAACGAGGTAGGTGCCATGTCAGAAGCCATCGGCTCGGCCTCTGAACAGGTCGCAGCTACCGCCAACTCGCTGTCACAAACCTCCTCCGAACTGGCCTCCAGCGTCGAGCAGACCAGCGCCTCCGTCGAGGAGATGGCGGCCACCGTCAGCCAGAACGCCGACAATGCCAAGGTCACCGAGAACATCTCCACCAAGGCGGCCAGCAGTGCAACCGAAAGCGGCAAGGCGGTGGGCGAGATGGTTCACGCCATGAAGGAGATCGCCTCACGCATCACCATCATCAACGACATCGCCAACAAGACCGATCTGCTGGCCATCAACGCTGCCATTGAGGCGGCGCGCGCCGGCGAACACGGCAAGGGCTTTGCCACCGTGGCAGCTGAAGTACGCAAACTGGCGGAGCGCTCGCAAAATGCCGCCAAGGAGATTGGCGAGCTGGCTGGCCGTTCGGTCAGCGTCGCCGAACAGGCTGGCACCCTGCTGCGGGAGATGCTGCCGGGGATCGATCAGACTGCCACTCTGGTGCAGGAGATCGCTTCGGCCTCCCGTGAGCAGCGGGCCAGCGTCTCCCAGATCAATATTGCGGTGACCCAGATCAGTGATGGCATGCAGGCCTCTGCCGCCTCGGCCGAGGAGCTGAGTTCGACCTCGGAAGAGCTCAGCTCCACCGCTTTGCAACTGCAGGAGCTGATGCAGCAGTTCACCCTGCGCGGTGGCAACAACCGTCAGCCCACCCAGTTTCATGCTGCCGGTTACAGTGCCAGACCGGTCATCCCTAAAAAGAGCACGCTGAACCCGTACCTGCACCATGACGACGATCTGGAGCGGGAAGTAGACGATGGCAAGTTCAGCAACTATTAG